Within Telopea speciosissima isolate NSW1024214 ecotype Mountain lineage chromosome 8, Tspe_v1, whole genome shotgun sequence, the genomic segment CATTAGTTTCCACCGGAGGTGATTTTCATCATCAGCTTGTCTCTCTCACAACGTGGTTTACCACTCATCCTCAAACACAAGGGCCTGCAACCACTTATTGATTTGTGAAAATCTAATGGTGGTCGGCCTTACCTGTAAACAAGGCATAGTAGTATGGCCTGCACTTTGGTTGGGCTTGGCCACGCTACTatgaagaaaactaaaaatgaCCCAGAATTGAACTTGATTAGGTCTGAGTCTTGCCCCCTCTATAATGCGAATCAATTTCTCGTGAATGAGGACAGAGTTCATCTCATTCCCATCTCTGAGATAATTCtgcatttctatttttctaagTCGCAAGCTTGATAAGCCTTCTCTTGTctgatttttctttatttttattataacttgttattttatttggaattcTAGAAATAGTTATGTGTTCTCTATAATTAAGCCCCATCCACTCAGTGTGTTGCGGAGGATTGAACTTTAGATGAAGGACCACAATATTGCTCCCCCCTCTATTAATTCGAATATGGTGTTATCCACTAATAAGGTTATGCATGCTCTTCCTAGGATTCATTTACCTACTttagattttcctgttttgttacGCACGGGGCTTGATTCCACAGACATAGGCTGTTCTGGATGGACTTTtggcattttgttagatggtAAATTCGTTTTGTTGACTACAAGTTGGATTAAAATCAATCATGAACTGGAAGCTGAGCTGTTTGCTATTCTCAACGGCCTTGATTCGGCTAAATCGAgaggtttgaagctgaaagaagtttggtgctccaATACGGCGctacctggacttcttccaactccatcccgtTTTCCTAGACCTTTTGAAGTGTTGAAATATGTTTTGAAGATTTCGGATCGATCCAAAGacattttgtttaaacctttgATGGATCCCCTTCTCTTAACTTGGTTTAGATCCTTACCACAAcatactactactactaatgTACCCTGTGTCTTTGAAAACTGTAATAATTTGCCATCTTAttaatatatgtttttcttgttctcataataaaaaacatctaaaataaaagaaggctTTGTATTCCTTCTAGTAGTCATATATTGCACTTGTTTACTGGGCCACATTGGATCACACTCGAGTTGTGCTCAATCAACAAAAGAAGTGAACTCACAAAAATTCACACTAAAGCACATGAAACAATAGTAAATTCAATGAAAGAGTGTTTGAgacaaccaaaacaaaacaaaacaaaaaaaaaaaaaaaaaaaggagggggaggaAGGAAACACTAAGAACACCTTTAAAAGTGTCCAGAAcatcctctattttttttttagggagaatgttctctgtgccgggggcgcaggttgcacctagacacatggggatgggcgcaatgaccaccctgacACCCCTGcatggtaggcccatgtgtctaggcgcagcttgcgttgcggcacagagaacatgagcccttttttttaataggtgTGAAACCCAAACACCCTTTAGACATACCTATTCAAAAGAGGCGACTCTTGATCTATTAGAGATTAAATTGAGAACTAGCCACTGTGGATATCCAATGAAATTTGGATGACACATAACGCAAACTTGTTGACGACATCGATGCATCGGCCAACCCACATCCGACATTGGTGAAACTTCATTACACATTGGACAATATATAAAACATATCATAAAACCTAACTCCGAGAAGTCTCTGTTCAACATATAGAGATAAATCACTATTATCGGCAACCCTTCGACAAAACAACACCCAATATCGGTAAATCCTTATCCGATGTCAGCCACAAATTTTTAatcttaaatatttttttggactacccctcccccctccccatttCTTGTGGGATAAGGTGAGACTTGAACCAAGATCGAATCACTTACATGAATGGTTATGTGATGAAATCTATGAAAgatatttatggaagcaaaaaaGACATATGTCATCACCTAACCATACATGTAATGTACGCGCATAAGTAGGTGATTCGGTCTCACTTGATCCTTGGTCTATAAGTACTATCATTAAGAAGAGATTTTATCATCAGGACAAAAGTGGCACCTAGGAAGGTGCTCTCCATGTAAGTGGACCTGAATATTTTTGTCATTAAGTAATGGGTGGGGAGGACAGTGATTGTCAAACTGGAGGTGTGAGACCCTTATTCTCACTTCTTCCTAATTAAACCAACTTACAAGTTACATTCCTCACCCCTGGCATGATTGCTTTAGGAGTTTTGGTTTCTATATATACACATCCCCTcaccaaaagaagagaaaaaaagagtgTCCCTGGTTCCCGGTGAAAGTACTACTCTTGTACGTTATCTATTATTAtcatctccatttatctgcctctccatttcctttgttttatcTAATAAGGGGAGAGTGGATCTcacccaggcagtgtgttcgaacaaggggtagggtgatcatttctgccCCTCCTATgagatgaaatgaaagaaatgaagggacagataaatggagacgataaagatccATCTATTGCTAGTGTTTCTCAACAACTCTTATCCTACTAGATCAGATCATCTAGTGTTATAGTACTTCTAATGAGGAAAAATACTAACCTAATTGATGATACTAACCTCATAAAATAATGACTGCCTCATAAAGTAATGACTGATCCACATGTGGCTTTGGCAAATCACTTACTATAATAGTTGATTTCTTAATTATTTTCCACATGGTAAGacctaatttttcttttttaagtggCCTCGTCgtctgttttatttatttatttatagttttGCTATGagcaatttcaaattttttttgaaatatatatTCTTTAAAGTGAAGTCTTGGCTTTTATGTGTTATTGCATCTGTATTGCACTATTTTGGGATTTGCATCTGTATTGCACTATTTTGGCTTTTATGTGACCTCTAATGTTActctctctcacatacatatatatatatatatatatatagagagagagagagagagagagagagagtaagtaGTGGAGTCTCCACTTTTAAAAGAGAGGCTCATTTGATAGCTTCAGGGGCTATGCATTTGGGAATTTCCGAATTTGATGATTCTCTCCACCTCTTGTACTTCTTTGTCCTTTGAGTGGAGGATTTGTTTCCTCTGTTTTAAATAAAAGTTTTCTGTCTTTCttgttgattaaaaaaaatctccactttttttgggggtaaattCTCCTCTTACTTTGTCTTTATTAGCTTTCTTACACTTTGTACTTTTTATGTAccttgttctccttctctttcttttttttttaattgaaagcAAAAGTTTTGGTGAAGGCTTTACTCGCAAATCTACCATTATCATTATTCCCTCGTACATTAGAGGTCAAAAATGATGTTCATGGATGaatgaaattttggttttctgctacaaggttagcagtcaaggaaatgaaatcttacagagtattttagaaaatactaaaacctaggaaggtatttatgaacccaaaggggaagtgaattattctatttccttggcTTCTAGCCTTGTAGCAGAAACATTCCTGCTATGGGCATAGCAGTAAAAAAATTTTCCGTCATCGGCCATGGCTTAAGGAAAATTGAATCTTCAATTAAATCtagagaggtagagagagaCTACACCCAACATCCACCCCAATGGAAGATTAATTAAAATTCTCTCACTAAAACGTACGGTGCACACTCAACATCTGTCATATTTattgacataaatgcccttatCTTGCACAAGTGACCATACATGCAGCGTGCACATAAATGCAAGTGAGACGGACTCCAAACAACATGTGTtccatgattttgtttttgacttTGGTTGATGGAAAGAAAGAAGTAATTAGAAAGCTAAGCCAATTTCTTAATGATACTTTAGAAAAGAGGGTTTTCTTTGGAGGTGAGTCTTGGTTTAATGAAAACCCACTCCATTAACCTAGAAGGCGGAGATTTTATTGCACTAATGGCATAGAATAATCTTTCAATTAAACCCAGAATATAAGGCATGATTGAAGTTGAACTCATGGCATAAGCAACACTATACTacctaattttaaaaaatttcccATCTTAGccaaaagaatttttttaatttaaagttTATTGGCTAATAATCTATTGATCAGCAATACAAAATGGAATTCTTTTGCACAACAGTAATCCGTCAATCTTTATTTTCCATTACTCTTGCCCCCTATTTACGAATGTTAAAAAATTTCTTGCAACTTGTAATTTTGTATCCAAAATACTCCAAAACGTGAGTCCCTCACCGTTAattgatggtggtgatgatagAAGATGGTCTCAGAGTAGTCCctagggttttaaaactcgAGATAAGCTCGAATTTttaaggaaaaacaaaatttaattgACTCTGACTAGTCTAATGATCGATCCAGATCCTAATTCTACCCTTTAAAACCCTTTTAGTTGCTATGATTTCCATTTTTCCTTCAACCAACCACCTATGATCGTAGTTTTAGTACATGGTATCGATGATTAGtaaaatcgatacatatcgcCCATATATCGGGTGATACGaaaccgatacttagaaccatgcctATGATGGTTCATGTTTGGTTCATTTTACGGTTTTACCTTCCCCAAAATAGAGAACTATTAGAAGTGGAATCATCGTAGGATGGATCGATATCCTTAGCTGTCTTATTTGAAATTCTTCCTCGAAATCTTTTCGAAAAGGATTTCTTTGTTCAGGTACTGCCGTCCGTACAACTTCCCAAATGTAgttgttgcgtgtggaaatctccgatgcttggttcgcccacggatgagcctgcaaagaccaagtgatgagcacaagagagccggtgtggctcctgcctaggactctccgatgctaaagttcgatcaccagtgcaacagcgtaactgctagtaaaagtgagatgatgaatggtgctccatacatgggtatttatagagtgaggatgagatgaggcggttgggagagtccttcttttggaaggctctctcgcgtagagcggagtggagagctattttcggggtcgggctcttattaaggtaagagtccatgtaaattgtgatttcatattgcgctgggatcgtggctcgatccttatcccgtgattctcgggatgtgctgacgtggccccgcgatccccggtggggcgctatggtagcctctgtggaggagggctcggcctcggaggtcggcctggtaGATCGGTCTtagcagtcacctcggcctgggaggtcggcctgttAGGTCGGTCTCGGCAATCAGCTCGGCCTAGGATGTCCTAtgtatgctcggtcaggagtttatggctgacttgtgtgagctcggcctcggctttagtgcttggtctcggcctcggcttcaatgctcggcctcggcttcagtgctcggcctcggcctcagtctcagtgctcggccttggccccggctgacttgtgtgagctcgacctcggcctcggcttcagtgctcggcctcagCCTCAGTCTCAGTGCTTGGCCTCGGCCCcagctgacttgtgtgagctcggcctcggcctcggcttcagtgctcggcctcggtcTCGCCTTCAATGCTTGGCCTCGACCTCggtctcagtgctcggcctcggcctcggattCAGTTCCAGTACGTTTTCGTGGtagcttttggttggttgggggattttatgacacatcacaggcccccccactcatcaaggctcgGCTAGTCCTTGATGAGTGTCACCTTTCGGTCCGCTTAACGGTTCTGTTCCGAGGCTAAGTCCGAGCTCTTTTCCTTCGACGATTTGACGTTGTACTGTCTATCAGTTGGGGTGTCTGTGCCACAGTACTCGGCGTAATGATGATGTTCGGGATTTTGAATCGTCTTTTGATTTGGATCATTGAATCACGCTGAactcttcctcttctattttttttttttttttggtatgtacCGGGTCGAGCTGCCTCTCTATGTACTGTGCCGAGCAATCGGCTCTTTAATCAATGACAGTTTCGTTTCTCAAAATTTGTCTAACTGTTTTAGCTCGACAATtttagccttcttttccttgtgtatgttgttccatTTGATGTTGTGGCCGAGCAACCTCCATAGccgagcgtaatgccttagcttagttttagacTTTGTTCAGCTCGGCCATGGGGAGAGTTTGCTCTTGTTGGTTCAGACCTCGGCCAGTCTTTGtgggctggtcttatgacttgattgccgatctatgagggtcgatctttgaggtcggccaggtctataaggaccgatcttacgacttggttgtcgacctatgagggtcggtcttagaggtcagccaggtctatgaggaccgatcttatgacttggttgccgacctatgagagtcgatctttgaggtcggccaggtctatgaggacatatcttacgacttggttgctggcctatgagggtcgatctttgaggacggccaggtctatgaggaccggtcttacgacttggttgccgatgACTTGGTTGTCGTCAGTCCTTTGAGTgtcagtctttgaggtcggccaggtctatgaggaccggtcttacgacttggttgccgatgACTTGGTTGTTGTCCGTCCTATGAgtgtcggtctttgaggtcggccaggtctatgaggaccggtcttacgacttggtccGCCCGACGTGTTGCAAGTGCGCTAAGCAAGTagagaaaagactttatttcATTGAATCAAGAATGTCGAGGCCGAAGCCGAATACATAAATGCTTGTCATGAGCTGTGCCGAGCAGAATACTTAACAAAATTactggaaattttttttcaaattttctgagttccaaggcCTCGGTACCGTCTTTGTTGGGTCTTCGTCACTAAGGGAGaacgggatgaggtcttccacagGCCTTTCACGCCTTTTGGTGAGCTCATCCTGCTAGTCTTCAGGGAGGTGCTCAACGCACAcagccattcctcggacatttcctttgttttgctttacaaaggtggcgtagcactcttGAGCTCTCTTTTTATCACCTCGGATTTCTCCGATGCCGTTCTCTGTggggaatttcatcttcaagtgtattGGCGAGATGATAGCTTGGAGGGTGGTGACCGATGGGCGACCAAGTATGGCATTGAAGGCCaccaccgaccgtaccaccatgaacttgacttggatcgtcgcttgGTATGGAGCTTGCCCGAACGTGACCAGGAGGTCTATTGACCCCTTGATCGTGGCAGCGGCCctcgagaatccatggagtgaGGTGGCTTCTGGTTTGAGCGCCTCGTCCCCGAAGCCGAACTGTCGATACACGTCCAGTGACATAAGATCCACGGATGCTCCTGTATCGATCAATACCCGTTGAACGGGTCTCCTCGCTATTTCTACCTGTACCACCAatgcatcatcatgaggtaaacttataccttcgaggtcggcctcagagaaggagatcgtcgccttCGGCCTTTTGCTCGGCATCTCCGCGACTCCGACGAATCGTGCATTCGCCTTGGCTTTTCGGGTGGATTCATGTTCGGGCCCTCTgaggatggtgtatatgggagctcctttctcattgctcggcccggatccgtcaTCCTTCTTTTTGGCTCAGACCTTGTCCTTGTCGCGCTCGGTCCTCCGGCTCTCAGACCTCGGCTCGGGGATCATGGTCTTCGGGTCATCGACTTTCATGTTCTTCTCGGCTCCCCTTGATGTATCGCTTCAAGTGCCCAGCTCtgatcagctcttcgatttctcgtTTCAGCTGGTAGCACTCCTCGATGTCATGGCCTTCGTCCTTGTGGAATAGGtagtacttgttggggttttAGGATGACCCGGTTTGCATCGATCGAGGTCGGCGTATATACCCGTCATCTTGAATTTACATCAAAATTTCCTTCCGCGACCTGTTTAAGGGAGTGTACTCGGGACTCTGAGCTCAGTCTGAGCTCTCAGCTCTGGGATCAGTCTTGGTCCGCTTTTGATCCCTTCGGTCATCGGTCGCTGACCTTTTATTCTCTCCCTTGTTTTCATTTCCCTTGCGTGCTTGGATAACGTCTTCCATGTTCGCAAACTCGTTACACCTGTTGAGGAGCTCGATCATACTTTTGGTCGGCTTTCGagccaagtccttgatcagGGCTTCATGTGTAAGTCCATTGCTCATTGCGGTGTGAGCTGTGGCCCCATCCAGGTCTCTAACATCCAGGGATTCTTTATTGAACAGGGAGACGTACGATCGGATCGACTCGTTCGACCTCTgtttcacgctgaggaggttcaCCGTTGTCTTCTTATGCTTCATGCTACTTTGGAAACGCATGACGAAGGCTCGGCAAAGTTGGGCAAAGCTTGTAATAGAGTTCGGCGGTAGCCATGAGAACTAAGAAGTTGTTGCACCCTTTAGGGACGAGGGGAAAGCTCGACAAGAAACAATCTCAGTCCCatcgtacatggtcatcattgcgttaaagtagttgatgtggtcggTCGGGTCGGTAGTCCCATCATACCGGTCAAAGGGAGGTGGTTTGAACCCTACTGGAAGCGGTGCTGTCATGATCTCAGGCGGATAGGGGTGACTCCCGACCAGTGAGTAGGCATCCTGAGTTGCTTGTTTcttaagcccttcaacttgctCGGTCAGCTCCCTTtgctttttctccatttcagaCTCTGGAGCTCGGCCATTTTGTTCCTCAGCTCGGATGGGGTCTTACGCTTTTTCCTGCTGAAGTCGGCCGTTATGGTTGGCCAGCTCATCCTGATGAGGTCGGCCAACCTGAGCCTCTCGCTCGTGTTGACGAGGCCGGCCATTATGGTCGGCTCGGCCAACATCACTTCTCCTAGTGCGCCCGTCATCTCTGTGGTCAGACTCATGTGGGCTCCTTTGTCCATCTCTCCGGCGAAGTGGGCTTCGTCGCCGAGGGCTATGGCGAgaatcctcttcttcccttgtagCACGTCGCACTCGGGGCTCTTCACATCGGTCTTGGTGTCTCCTCGGTCCTTCACCATCACCAAGTCGTCCAGAAAAGATCAATCTCCGCGTAGCTGACCCTGCTGGCTCGATGGCCTTTGCGGCCCTCGGGCTTCGACGATGTCCTCGCTCATCTCGTCGATTACTCCCACTTAGTCGTGGAGGTGGCGTTCTTCGGCCTCGGGGATGGGATGACGTGGCTCGGCTAAGCTCGGCCCTCTGTCGATCATCGTGATGTCGTGGATCTTCTATTTCATGCGCGGGTGCCCGCGGGGGCGCGACCAGTGGCTGACCCATTAGCCCGCCCTGAGCCATTTGGGTCATGAAGGTGCGCAACATCTCGTTAGTTTGAAGCATCTACAATTGCAAATCCATGACCTGTCGATTATTCGCCGGCCCTTCAGGATCCAAACTCTTTGGCAAAAGTGGTGACGGCGGCAAGTTCAGCCCATTCGGCTTTGCCTGAGTTTGGTC encodes:
- the LOC122672527 gene encoding pre-mRNA-processing ATP-dependent RNA helicase PRP5-like, whose amino-acid sequence is MGQPLVAPPRAPAHEIEDPRHHDDRQRAELSRATSSHPRGRRTPPPRLSGSNRRDERGHRRSPRAAKAIEPAGSATRRLIFSGRLGDGEGPRRHQDRCEEPRVRRATREEEDSRHSPRRRSPLRRRDGQRSPHESDHRDDGRTRRSDVGRADHNGRPRQHEREAQVGRPHQDELANHNGRLQQEKA
- the LOC122672526 gene encoding uncharacterized protein LOC122672526, which translates into the protein MRFQSSMKHKKTTVNLLSVKQRSNESIRSYVSLFNKESLDVRDLDGATAHTAMSNGLTHEALIKDLARKPTKSMIELLNRCNEFANMEDVIQARKGNENKGENKRSATDDRRDQKRTKTDPRAESSD